TCAAAACCATTCCTTCTTCCATCTGAACTTATTTATTTCCCATCGCACCTCATGAACCAATCTCAGATTTTACTAGACGTATGCTCAAATCTCTATTGCATTTACATCCCCTTGCCAAAAACTAATAAATCTACCGGGAATGAAATGCTTCTGTGCTCGGAGGGCGACAGTACTTTTACCTATCCCCGGAGACGATAGATATATTCCTAAAGTTTAATTGTTTATACAATGATTCAATAAACGATTGTTctgtaaaaattatattttcagtGGGTCTATATGATTATAAAGTATTTTaagatttttggttttggcgcatttatcacagcatttaaaaaaaataaaaattactgtacctataaaatgcaaattgacaACCACTACATTATAAAGAATACAATTATATTATCATATCGAAACTTTAAACACTacagaaatattaaataagaaAGTTGTTATTATctttaacaaaatattgaaatcaaTCGCTCTGGTAATTATTACTTTTCCCAGGGATGGATGACAGCCCTATGCCCAAACTTAACAGTGTTGGCTAACGCTGGCATGTACAAAAACAATGCTAGTTCGtaaacaaaacatattttttatacattattTTGCCAAAGCGAAAAAGCAAGGACAATATGCGTAAGACGTGGGTGAAGAGGGAGAATATATACTTCAAGCCCTTCTACAAGCAGAAGTCAAAGATGTTCCTGCTGCTTATCTTCCTGGTGGGGATTTCCTTTATCGCGTATCAGGTAAGAGTCTGGCAAGGAGTTGACTGCGCAAAGAGTTTAATGTGTAACCAATAACCATAGGCCTTCTCGCTGAACCAGCTGCCCGGAGTGCCCGCTCCTTGGAATCTGCAGCAGATCAAACGAAAGCACCAGCAGATGATGCAGTCTCTGGGCAGCAAGCAGCGCGACGTGGACGACTTCGATGGCGGAGGAGGGGATGCAGTTACTCCGGCAGGCGGAGAAACATTAGCTGTGGCTGGCCACGAGGATCCAATCAAGATTGTCAGGTAAATAGATGGATGGATTCTTGCTGGATTCCTGGAATTTGTAATCCTGTTCCTTTACCTTTAGGGGCACAAGACTCTTCGACTACGACGCCTACAAGCCCAACTTCGAGGGCAAGTTCCGGTGTCTGGATGGCTCCAAGGAGATTCCGTTCGATCACCTGAACGACAACTATTGCGACTGTGAGGATGACGGCAGCGATGAGCCCAGCACGAATGCCTGCACCAAGGGGCGGTTCTACTGCCGCTACCAGAAGCGTCACATCACGGGCCGGGGCCTGGATGTCTACGTGGCCAGCAGCCGAATCAATGACCACGTGTGCGACTGCTGCGACGGCAGCGACGAGTGGAGCACGGCGACCAAGTGCCCCAATGACTGTGCGTAGTTGCAGCCCGACGAGACTCCCATTCCTCTTCCAACTCCTCCACCTGTGCACCCAGGACACCAATCTCAAGGATGAAGCTGTCTGGCGCATCACAAGCGATATTTTTTGTACGAGTACAATagaattgtaatttattttaaaataagtagattgaataaaaaaaacaaattccaaGAAGTACAATGGGGCCAGTTCTAGTTTTCACATTCAAAGAATCCGATGGTCGCATCCTTCGCTGTCCACGCATCTCAAAATGATTTTATGTgttcaaattgtttaaaagtATAATTAATTTGGCGCCAGAGCAGCTGTAAGATAAAATCTTTGGAGATATgtgaaaacaagaaaattccCCATTGCTCAAATTGGTCATTTTATCCATATATgcttattcattttattaccAGACTCACAAAAATCAGTAGAATTTACATTGggaattcttttttgttttttgcctgACTTTCTCTGCACCTTTTTGCTTTCAAATTCGCagaattttcatttataatgtttaatttaCATCTATGACCTTCTGTAATTTTAGATAATAGGGTTCTTGcctaaaaatgttttgtgcattttaatCTGTAAAATGTACACCGCAAACTCTAAAGCAATTTTGAACTGCAAATTCTACAAGGTACGAAATTTTGTGTGTAATTATTCCCTTATATGCACAGTAAGTTTTACTGGATCCTCTCGGTTTGCTGGCTTTCTTGTCTTGGTTGGATAAGCGGAAGCGGTAATGATCTCCATATCGATATATTTAGTTTAAGGAACGCGCGCCATTACAATTATTTCTCGGATCTGAATTGGCGAAATTCGCTTTATTCGCATTGAGTACTTCTTTGACTTGCCCAGCACAATCAGAAAAAACTACGTCTATGCCTGGCGAGAAGATTGCTTTCGCCGCCGACTCTCGTCTCACAAATTTGATACTTTGCCCCCAGTTTGCGATGGAAACCGGGGATTAACCTAAGTaaagtacattttttttttgtggttttcttttcagttGCAACTTAAAGTAAGCTTACGTACGCTAAGTAATACTTAATCAGAGGGCTTGTGGGTATGTGATTTAGGTTGTTTAGATTTATGCGTCTGTGCGAATGATGTATAAATTCATTGGGGTACTTAAAACGAAAATTGCTTGAGACACGCTACGATTACAGTGGTTGCTCTACGAAGTTTATATTATGTGCGCAAATCACAAATCTTtttcaattacaaataaatagcATAGAgtgtttttataaaataagaGAGGTCTTTAAAATcagcatatatataaatacacatatatatatatatattcggattatgtatattattgCACTGATGAGATTTTGCTTTCAGTTTAGGGTGAATTACGAAAATGAGATGAGCAGagatacaaaatacaaaaaaaaaatgggaataaataaatacatatacaaaaaaagaagggaCGAAACACTGGACATATAATATAGGACGTGGAAAGTGTGACTCAACTTAAGCTAAGTGCTGATTTTGCTGGTGGTTCTAAGAAACGTTCTCTCGTACAAGTATACATAGATATAGTTAGGCTACAGATCTAACGGCAAAGCGTATAATACAATTTCTGCAGTTTGCGTTTCGAGCGAcactgatgatgatggtggtgcgAGTAGTGATGtgagtggtggtggtggtgatgccTGTAAGATGTTGCCGGATGGTGATGGTGGCGCGCCTGTGGCggctgctgcggttgctgttgttgcataTGGCTGTGGTGATGATTATTTACAAGGCTCGCGGACGAGGCGCTTAGGGCCACCGCCGACGAGATCAGGGCCGCAGCCAGGCGCGAAGAGGAGGCCAGGGCAAGCTCCGGAGCGGCAGCCAGCAGCTGTTGGTGGTGATGGCGCAGCTGCGCCACCTGCTGACGCTTGAGGGCGGCGGTTCCCTTGCGCATCGCATGCAAGCGACGCCTGTGGTGATGCggatgcagttgcagctgtCACTTTGCCTCCTCGCCGGCTTCCAACAGATTGTTGCTACCATTGTTGGTGGCGGCCACCGCCGCCGAAGACTGCTCACTGTTTCCGgctccctgctgctgctggatttgctgttgctgctggttgaGCGCATGCACGTGCTGGCAAAAGGCCTGAAGCACCTCGAAGTGGGTCATCAGATTCGCCGGCTGGTTGTCGTAGTGTAAGTGCCGGGTGATCGGCGCATTCAGCCTCCGTAGCATCTCCGTGAATAGCTTTTCCTCCTTTCTAATCCAGGGGCGACGATCATCCTGCACCTGATAGGGCGTCAGGTGCACATGGATGTTCATGCCTGCTTAAAGAGTCCCACCCGTTAGTTGACTTAACTTGACATTTGCTCTCTCCACTTACCCATTCGCGTTAGTGTTTCCAGCAAACTTCGGGATGTGATCCATGTGTTCTTTTGGCCCCCGTGGCCGCCATCCAGCCAGTACATGTCTGAAATTCGGGAGAGAAGGCGGCACATGCTGCTGTCGTCGGGCGTAAGAGTTTTCAGATAGTGAAACTCGTAGAtgaactaaaaataaaaatgaaaaaggagaTAAGTAAGGTCAGAGGAATTATGGCCACAACCCTCAGACTCCGATTCAGCGTTTAGATGTATACTCTTCCCGCTTTGTCGACACTTCTGAAAAGGATGGGAGCTGGCGCATTGGCGGGTGGGTCAACTAGTTAACGAACCAAACGCGACTCACTTGATTGAGCACGACGCAGCCCTTGCTAAAGCCAATCAGCACCAGCTTGGATTTGTCCAGATTGAGGTTCTCCCGCCACCAAAGCGGATTGCTGTCGCTGGTTGCCGTGCATGTGGAGGTGCCCATGGCCGAGGCTGTtgttgcagtggcagcagGAGCCTGCCTCGTACCACAATCGTTGTTGTAGTGCTCCACATTGTTGGTGGGATTTATCGCCGTAGTAGGAGAAGTCATTTTTATGGCCGCCGgcgtttgctgctgctgttgcagctgctggtTGTTCACTTGCTCTTGGTGGTTGTTCACACTATCTTCGTTGCCGCCACCGCCGATGTTGCCATTATTCCCGGACACATTGTTCACTGCCTCTGGAACTTCATTGCCCACTATGGGAAATATTACTGCCCCATCCGCGTCGACTGTGATATTCTCCTGCACCTGCAGTATGTCAATGTCCATCTCCTGGCTGCTGTCGTTGGCCGGTGCCGATTGTGAGTTGGACTCCGAGGTGACCGTGGCATTGGATAGTGTTAGAGCTGCGGccgcggcagcagcagccactgccgcagcagctgccgctgcctgGGCGGCCTGATCCAGGATTTCGTTCTCTGGTATGGAGATCAGGCGCTGCGATAGATTCTGAAGCAGTCTGTGGGGATGAACCATAGTTTTCATAAGAGCTCTCTTAAATAGTACATTGTGCACCTACTTTTCTAAGTGCTGGAGGGCATGATTCATGGGCGTGTGATCTGGAACTCCTGCGTTGTTGCCCCTCACAAAGTTGTCAAAGCAACTAAAGGTCTTAAACTCCATGCTGCACGGGTAAATGCggattttttaaagaaatttaatattaatatatgcaaaaaaaaaactcaccGCACGGGCCGGATGACGATTATGTGTGACCGGGGAAAGGCCTCGCGCAGGAGGATAGCCGAGTTTTCGAGGTTGTATTTCATGTAGCCCCGGCTGTCGCGGTTCGTCTCCATGCTCTCCGGGAAGTCCTGGACGTCCCCACCAAAGTAGATTATGGCCGTGGAGTCCTCCGGCACGTGCACCGAGTGCTGGCGCACAATTGGCGGGCAGTAGACGATGTCATTGGCCCGGTTCTGGAATCCGGCCACGGAAAAGATGCGGAATGGGCCGGCCGAAGTGCTTGGCGTGCACAGACGCTCCCCGCTGCCGCCGCCAAGCATGCCCTCGAAGTTACGGATCCGCTCTTGCAGTTGCAGGAATTGATCAATGGTGAGCTGCAGGGTCGAATGGGTTCATAAGGGATTACTTGCTGGGCAGGGCAAATAAGGGATTAACCACCAATCGCAGCATCATTTTCACAGCTCACACACAAAAGCTAGTTTTGAAAACATTCCCAAACTGTCAAATCTATAAGTACCCCAATATCTTTCTAGATTTTTGAATAGAATAACTGATGGCATCCAATATCTATGATGTACTTCATTACTGGTTTTTAAACCTAAAGGTAAATACAATCTTATAATAAACttgctttttcttttgttcCTTTGAGATAGAACAATTTGGGATTAGTGATATATAAATCTAATTAAGGACGCCGGTTTTGAAAACTTTGTAAATTACTCGCAGCTTCTAACTATCTATTTGTATCCTAGTAGTAGTCATCCTCGTACGCATCCCTAGGATTCCCGCAGCAGCCGACGAAACGCAGCCGAGTATCCTCCATGCAAAGTTTTGCATCCTCGCGCATCTCGCGCGCCTTTAGGCGCACCTCTTCGCGCATCAGGTTGCGACACATGGCCACCAAACCCATGCCCAACAGCATGTAGACAA
This genomic stretch from Drosophila yakuba strain Tai18E2 chromosome 3R, Prin_Dyak_Tai18E2_2.1, whole genome shotgun sequence harbors:
- the LOC6535568 gene encoding glucosidase 2 subunit beta, which codes for MRKTWVKRENIYFKPFYKQKSKMFLLLIFLVGISFIAYQAFSLNQLPGVPAPWNLQQIKRKHQQMMQSLGSKQRDVDDFDGGGGDAVTPAGGETLAVAGHEDPIKIVRGTRLFDYDAYKPNFEGKFRCLDGSKEIPFDHLNDNYCDCEDDGSDEPSTNACTKGRFYCRYQKRHITGRGLDVYVASSRINDHVCDCCDGSDEWSTATKCPNDCA
- the LOC6535569 gene encoding UPF0565 protein C2orf69 homolog isoform X1, whose product is MLGGGSGERLCTPSTSAGPFRIFSVAGFQNRANDIVYCPPIVRQHSVHVPEDSTAIIYFGGDVQDFPESMETNRDSRGYMKYNLENSAILLREAFPRSHIIVIRPVRMEFKTFSCFDNFVRGNNAGVPDHTPMNHALQHLEKLLQNLSQRLISIPENEILDQAAQAAAAAAAVAAAAAAAALTLSNATVTSESNSQSAPANDSSQEMDIDILQVQENITVDADGAVIFPIVGNEVPEAVNNVSGNNGNIGGGGNEDSVNNHQEQVNNQQLQQQQQTPAAIKMTSPTTAINPTNNVEHYNNDCGTRQAPAATATTASAMGTSTCTATSDSNPLWWRENLNLDKSKLVLIGFSKGCVVLNQFIYEFHYLKTLTPDDSSMCRLLSRISDMYWLDGGHGGQKNTWITSRSLLETLTRMAGMNIHVHLTPYQVQDDRRPWIRKEEKLFTEMLRRLNAPITRHLHYDNQPANLMTHFEVLQAFCQHVHALNQQQQQIQQQQGAGNSEQSSAAVAATNNGSNNLLEAGEEAK
- the LOC6535569 gene encoding UPF0565 protein C2orf69 homolog isoform X2, which codes for MLGGGSGERLCTPSTSAGPFRIFSVAGFQNRANDIVYCPPIVRQHSVHVPEDSTAIIYFGGDVQDFPESMETNRDSRGYMKYNLENSAILLREAFPRSHIIVIRPVRMEFKTFSCFDNFVRGNNAGVPDHTPMNHALQHLEKLLQNLSQRLISIPENEILDQAAQAAAAAAAVAAAAAAAALTLSNATVTSESNSQSAPANDSSQEMDIDILQVQENITVDADGAVIFPIVGNEVPEAVNNVSGNNGNIGGGGNEDSVNNHQEQVNNQQLQQQQQTPAAIKMTSPTTAINPTNNVEHYNNDCGTRQAPAATATTASAMGTSTCTATSDSNPLWWRENLNLDKSKLVLIGFSKGCVVLNQFIYEFHYLKTLTPDDSSMCRLLSRISDMYWLDGGHGGQKNTWITSRSLLETLTRMGMNIHVHLTPYQVQDDRRPWIRKEEKLFTEMLRRLNAPITRHLHYDNQPANLMTHFEVLQAFCQHVHALNQQQQQIQQQQGAGNSEQSSAAVAATNNGSNNLLEAGEEAK
- the LOC120322009 gene encoding polyadenylate-binding protein 1-B-like, producing the protein MRKGTAALKRQQVAQLRHHHQQLLAAAPELALASSSRLAAALISSAVALSASSASLVNNHHHSHMQQQQPQQPPQARHHHHPATSYRHHHHHHSHHYSHHHHHQCRSKRKLQKLYYTLCR